In the genome of uncultured Campylobacter sp., one region contains:
- a CDS encoding NAD(+) kinase: protein MENKIHKNLKFAGLIAKKSEEIRPVVEQICEILKAQGIELLLEEDGAEFFGLKSHTLAEILKKTNFLISLGGDGTLIGLARLLSDKNAFILGINAGTLGFLTDVQPSEFAKFLKEFLRGEYEIERPFLLEVILENGGGKIIRKTAFNDVVITRSHISSMAKIDAFLNRKYFNTYYGDGVIVSSAVGSTAYNMSANGSIVYPLCDVFCVTPICSHSLTQRPLILPKEYLASFKNAGSSEVSVVIDGQDVFDIAEFHSVSVKISHAKANLIKRRSYDYFDVLKAKLRWGHGGC, encoded by the coding sequence ATGGAAAACAAAATTCATAAAAACCTTAAATTCGCGGGGCTAATAGCCAAAAAATCAGAAGAGATTCGCCCCGTCGTGGAGCAAATTTGCGAAATTTTAAAAGCGCAAGGTATTGAGCTTTTGCTTGAAGAGGACGGAGCGGAATTTTTCGGCCTTAAGTCGCATACGCTTGCAGAAATTTTAAAAAAGACCAATTTTTTAATCAGCCTCGGCGGCGACGGCACGCTCATCGGGCTTGCGAGGTTGCTAAGCGACAAAAACGCCTTTATTTTGGGTATCAACGCAGGTACTCTCGGGTTTTTAACGGACGTGCAGCCGAGCGAATTCGCAAAATTTTTAAAGGAATTTTTGCGTGGCGAATACGAGATCGAGCGCCCGTTTTTACTCGAAGTGATACTAGAAAACGGCGGCGGTAAAATCATCCGCAAGACCGCATTTAACGACGTCGTAATCACCCGCAGCCACATCTCCTCGATGGCGAAGATCGATGCGTTTTTAAATAGAAAATATTTCAACACCTACTACGGCGACGGCGTGATCGTAAGCTCCGCCGTGGGCTCGACCGCGTACAATATGAGCGCGAACGGCTCGATCGTCTATCCGCTATGCGACGTGTTTTGCGTCACGCCGATCTGCTCGCACAGCCTGACGCAGCGGCCTTTGATCCTTCCAAAAGAGTATCTTGCAAGCTTCAAAAACGCCGGAAGCTCCGAAGTTAGCGTCGTCATCGATGGGCAAGACGTTTTTGATATTGCGGAATTTCACAGCGTGAGCGTTAAAATTTCACACGCAAAGGCAAATTTAATAAAACGCAGAAGCTACGATTATTTCGACGTTTTAAAAGCCAAACTCAGATGGGGGCACGGCGGATGCTAG